A stretch of Imperialibacter roseus DNA encodes these proteins:
- a CDS encoding DUF4350 domain-containing protein, which yields MNKKDKIFLWVFIGLFVGYVIVQYTAPKPLDWTITFHEDDKNPFGGFVLIERLPDIFPELETSNYNFTQLFTDKENVLVLAHEMELSPTDEESISEMLHAGSSVFLAAHQFPQAWLDSLGLKVAFNYSFVNEEIFGEDQIQLISRINSSSSRYPRQMIQAVFEEVEADKWEIIVTDETDQPLVIKKAVGDGELILCSSPLIFTNFGLLYQDNYRFAAGILNLLPEQRTQLSYFYQLGRPEVQTPLRYILSQEALKLALYLALAALLVFLIIETRRRQRAIPVMTPPENATLTYVKTLGNLYFQEGNHKNLAEKMIRHFIHRVKEKYYLTFEPTEYFNHMLSVRSEVPIEEINATLAAVIAVRQKEQIKGNELVLLAEKLNRIVG from the coding sequence ATGAACAAAAAGGACAAAATCTTTCTTTGGGTTTTTATCGGCCTTTTCGTCGGTTACGTGATCGTGCAATACACGGCACCCAAACCGCTCGATTGGACTATCACCTTTCATGAAGATGACAAGAATCCATTCGGGGGTTTTGTGCTCATTGAAAGGCTGCCGGACATTTTTCCTGAGCTTGAGACCAGCAACTATAACTTCACGCAGCTTTTCACAGACAAAGAAAATGTTCTCGTTTTGGCACATGAAATGGAACTAAGCCCAACTGACGAGGAAAGCATCAGTGAGATGCTCCACGCAGGTAGTTCCGTTTTTTTGGCAGCCCATCAATTTCCCCAGGCATGGCTCGATTCATTGGGCCTGAAGGTGGCGTTCAACTACAGCTTCGTTAACGAGGAGATATTCGGAGAAGATCAAATTCAATTAATCAGCCGCATAAACTCTTCTTCATCGAGGTACCCCCGGCAAATGATACAGGCAGTTTTTGAGGAAGTAGAAGCCGACAAATGGGAAATCATTGTCACCGATGAAACCGACCAGCCACTGGTAATCAAAAAAGCAGTTGGTGATGGCGAATTGATTTTATGCAGTTCGCCGCTGATCTTCACCAATTTTGGTCTGCTCTATCAGGACAACTACCGGTTTGCGGCTGGTATATTGAACCTCCTCCCTGAGCAGCGCACCCAGCTCAGCTACTTCTACCAGCTTGGCCGGCCCGAAGTTCAAACCCCGCTACGTTATATCCTTTCACAGGAAGCACTGAAATTGGCGCTTTACCTGGCTTTGGCAGCGTTACTGGTCTTTCTGATTATCGAAACACGAAGGAGGCAACGAGCCATTCCAGTGATGACACCGCCTGAGAATGCCACTTTGACTTATGTGAAAACACTGGGCAATTTATATTTTCAGGAAGGCAATCATAAAAACCTGGCGGAAAAGATGATCCGGCACTTCATTCACCGGGTAAAGGAAAAATATTACTTGACCTTTGAGCCAACTGAGTATTTTAATCACATGCTTTCGGTGCGAAGCGAGGTACCTATTGAAGAGATCAACGCTACGCTGGCAGCGGTGATCGCTGTCAGGCAAAAGGAACAGATAAAAGGCAACGAGCTGGTGTTGCTGGCTGAAAAGCTCAACAGGATAGTGGGTTGA
- a CDS encoding AAA family ATPase produces the protein MSEFENRIDLKLLNEKVAKIKTEARKALVGQDKMLDLILVALLAEGHVLIEGVPGVAKTLTARLTARMIDAEFKRIQFTPDLMPADVLGTSIFNPKKAEFDYKKGPIFSNLVLIDEINRAPAKTQASLFEVMEEKQVTNDGTTYPLDPLFMVLATQNPIEQEGTYRLPEAQLDRFIFKIKVDYPKLEEEFQVLHLVNGNFGFKQLSFIHPVINRKEVIEIRENLRQILTKDSLVEYIAHLVGKTRSHPSLYLGASPRASIDLLRSSKAYAAMQGRDFVTPEDIQYLFKPVVDHRIILNPEAEMQGLTSTEVCQQIIEQVTVPK, from the coding sequence ATGAGTGAATTTGAAAACAGAATTGATCTGAAACTTCTCAATGAGAAAGTAGCTAAAATAAAAACCGAAGCCAGGAAAGCGCTGGTGGGCCAGGACAAAATGCTCGACCTGATACTGGTGGCGCTGTTAGCAGAAGGCCATGTGCTGATTGAGGGCGTGCCTGGTGTGGCCAAAACGCTTACAGCAAGACTAACAGCCCGAATGATTGATGCCGAGTTCAAGCGCATTCAGTTTACTCCCGACCTGATGCCAGCCGATGTGCTCGGCACCTCTATTTTCAACCCCAAAAAGGCTGAATTTGACTACAAGAAGGGGCCCATTTTCTCCAACCTCGTCCTCATTGACGAAATCAACAGGGCACCAGCCAAAACCCAGGCCTCGCTTTTTGAGGTAATGGAGGAAAAGCAGGTCACCAACGACGGCACCACCTACCCACTGGATCCCCTTTTTATGGTGCTGGCTACTCAAAACCCTATTGAACAGGAAGGAACCTACCGGCTACCCGAGGCTCAGCTGGATCGGTTCATTTTCAAAATTAAGGTCGACTACCCAAAGCTGGAAGAAGAGTTTCAGGTGCTGCACCTGGTCAATGGCAACTTTGGCTTCAAGCAGCTGAGCTTTATTCATCCTGTGATTAACCGCAAGGAGGTAATAGAAATAAGGGAAAACCTGAGGCAGATATTAACCAAAGACTCGCTGGTGGAGTACATTGCGCACCTGGTAGGCAAAACCAGAAGCCATCCTTCCCTGTATCTTGGTGCGTCGCCAAGAGCGTCAATCGACCTGCTACGGTCATCGAAGGCCTACGCCGCTATGCAGGGCCGTGATTTCGTGACGCCCGAGGACATTCAGTACCTGTTCAAGCCAGTGGTTGACCATCGGATCATCCTCAATCCTGAAGCTGAAATGCAAGGGCTCACCTCCACAGAAGTTTGTCAGCAAATCATTGAGCAGGTCACGGTGCCCAAGTAA
- a CDS encoding DUF58 domain-containing protein: MKLFVTNRFYYSATVLTIGFAASYFFPALLIPVKLVFFAFMALLAADFLLLFITGGEVSCERELPERFSNGDDNAVVLRITNRYSFGLDVEVLDELPPQFQMRNLAIVLTVARGETRLASYFVRPTARGEYNFGHTNVLVTTKLAMINRHFKAGHEQTVKVYPSFLHLRKYELIAFSQQQSIEGQRKLRKIGHSMEFDHIKEYTPGDDPRHLNWQASARRGHLMINHYIDEKSQPIYNVIDKSRPMKMPFEGMTLLDYAINASLAISDIALKKGDRAGLVTFQHKPDTIVPAQKGPKQMYVLMESLYHEKTAFTEHNFGMLYAQITAKITSRSLLLLYTNFESLYSLERQLKYLKLLNRKHLVLVIIFRNTELDGLITNGAGDLREVYHQAIAQNMLNEKFAILQLLRQHGILSLYTTPQSLTADVVNKYLELKSRRAI, from the coding sequence ATGAAGCTATTCGTTACCAACCGGTTCTACTACAGTGCCACCGTCCTTACCATCGGGTTTGCGGCCAGCTATTTCTTTCCGGCGCTTCTCATCCCGGTTAAGCTGGTTTTCTTTGCCTTTATGGCACTGCTGGCTGCCGATTTTCTCTTGCTGTTTATTACTGGCGGCGAGGTGAGCTGCGAAAGGGAATTGCCAGAGCGGTTCTCGAATGGTGATGACAATGCTGTGGTCTTAAGAATAACTAACAGGTACTCATTCGGCCTGGACGTTGAGGTGCTGGATGAGCTGCCTCCTCAATTTCAGATGAGGAACCTGGCCATTGTTCTGACTGTCGCCAGAGGTGAAACACGGCTGGCGTCTTACTTCGTTCGGCCTACTGCAAGAGGCGAATACAACTTCGGACACACCAACGTGCTGGTTACCACCAAACTTGCCATGATCAACAGGCACTTCAAAGCCGGGCACGAACAAACGGTAAAAGTGTATCCGTCCTTTCTGCACCTTCGCAAATACGAACTGATCGCCTTTTCTCAGCAACAGTCAATAGAAGGCCAGCGAAAGCTTCGGAAGATTGGCCATAGCATGGAGTTTGATCATATCAAGGAATATACGCCCGGCGACGACCCACGCCACCTCAACTGGCAGGCAAGTGCCAGAAGGGGCCATTTGATGATCAACCACTATATCGATGAAAAGTCGCAGCCGATTTATAATGTGATTGATAAGAGCAGGCCAATGAAAATGCCTTTTGAAGGAATGACACTGCTCGACTACGCCATCAACGCCTCGTTGGCCATCAGCGATATTGCGCTTAAAAAAGGAGACCGGGCGGGTCTTGTTACTTTTCAGCACAAACCCGACACCATCGTACCTGCGCAAAAAGGCCCCAAACAGATGTACGTACTGATGGAAAGCCTCTACCACGAAAAGACAGCCTTCACTGAGCATAACTTCGGAATGCTCTATGCCCAGATAACAGCGAAAATAACGTCGAGAAGCTTGCTACTGTTGTACACCAACTTTGAGTCGTTGTATTCACTGGAGCGCCAGTTAAAGTACCTGAAGCTGCTCAATCGTAAGCATTTGGTATTGGTTATCATTTTCAGAAACACAGAACTCGACGGACTGATTACCAATGGGGCGGGTGACCTTCGGGAGGTTTACCATCAGGCCATCGCCCAAAACATGCTCAACGAAAAGTTCGCCATACTCCAGTTGCTTCGCCAGCATGGCATCCTGAGCCTCTATACCACCCCACAAAGCCTGACAGCAGATGTCGTGAACAAGTATTTGGAGTTGAAAAGCAGAAGGGCGATTTAG
- the bioA gene encoding adenosylmethionine--8-amino-7-oxononanoate transaminase: MSKLLQEIDKSLIWHPFTPLEGGIAPLVVTKGEGAYLYTEDGRKILDAVSSWWVNIHGHAQPDIALAIADQAMKLEQVIFAGFTHEPAIRVAESLLALLPDKFSKVFYSDDGSTSVEVAIKLALQYWHNLGTPKKRLIAIEGAYHGDTFGAMAVGDRGGFTAPFGSLLFDVDFIPFPTEQNKDQAFERLNELTATGEVAAFIFEPLVQGAGGMNMYSVGILDELMSIARRNKVICIADEVMTGFGRTGTIFATDQTTHKPDLMCMSKGITGGFLPLGVTAVADFIVEAFATADLSKTFFHGHSFTANPLACAAAIASMKLLLDESCLRQRQMIERSHRAFAGKIGGDARVKDVRVTGTILALDINTGDTSYFNDIRTKVMPFFLERNILIRPLGNVIYVLPPYVITEEELQRVYEAIEDFLGA, encoded by the coding sequence ATGAGTAAATTGCTTCAAGAAATAGACAAATCCCTTATTTGGCACCCCTTCACGCCCCTGGAGGGAGGCATTGCACCATTAGTAGTTACGAAAGGGGAGGGTGCCTACCTTTACACCGAAGATGGGCGGAAAATCCTTGATGCAGTGTCATCGTGGTGGGTAAACATTCACGGCCATGCGCAACCAGACATCGCCCTGGCTATTGCCGACCAGGCCATGAAGTTGGAGCAGGTCATTTTTGCAGGCTTTACGCATGAGCCGGCCATTCGGGTAGCGGAAAGCCTTTTGGCCCTATTGCCGGATAAATTTTCTAAGGTTTTCTATTCCGATGATGGCAGCACGTCGGTGGAAGTGGCTATTAAGCTCGCTCTTCAATACTGGCACAACCTGGGAACCCCTAAGAAGCGATTGATAGCCATAGAAGGTGCCTATCATGGCGACACTTTTGGGGCCATGGCTGTGGGAGACAGGGGAGGGTTTACCGCCCCATTCGGTTCTTTACTGTTTGATGTGGATTTTATTCCGTTCCCTACCGAACAGAATAAGGATCAGGCGTTTGAGCGACTAAATGAACTTACTGCCACCGGCGAAGTAGCGGCCTTTATTTTTGAGCCACTGGTGCAGGGTGCCGGAGGCATGAATATGTATTCTGTGGGCATTTTGGATGAGCTGATGAGCATTGCCCGGAGAAATAAAGTGATCTGTATTGCTGATGAAGTAATGACCGGCTTTGGGCGAACAGGCACCATTTTCGCCACAGACCAAACTACCCACAAACCCGACCTGATGTGCATGTCGAAAGGGATTACCGGAGGTTTTTTGCCGCTGGGAGTTACCGCTGTGGCTGACTTTATTGTGGAGGCTTTTGCAACGGCGGACCTTTCAAAGACCTTCTTTCATGGACATTCGTTTACCGCCAATCCTTTGGCGTGTGCCGCTGCCATTGCCAGCATGAAGCTGTTGCTCGATGAATCGTGTCTACGGCAGCGTCAGATGATTGAAAGAAGTCATCGGGCTTTTGCCGGGAAGATCGGTGGCGATGCGAGGGTAAAAGACGTGAGAGTTACCGGTACGATTCTGGCGCTGGACATCAATACCGGCGACACATCTTATTTCAATGACATACGCACCAAGGTGATGCCCTTTTTTCTGGAAAGAAACATTTTGATCAGGCCGCTGGGGAATGTGATTTATGTGTTGCCGCCTTATGTGATAACGGAGGAAGAGTTACAAAGGGTGTATGAAGCGATTGAAGACTTCCTGGGTGCTTAG
- the bioD gene encoding dethiobiotin synthase, with protein sequence MSDFKPATLSRYFVTAIGTDSGKTLVSAIVCEALRADYWKPIQAGLPRDTDTVKSLVSNEKTQFHPEAYLLNTPASPHAAAKADGVEISMTKIKLPQTDNCLIIEGAGGLLVPLNDYDFVSDLIIEFKAEVILVANLYLGSINHTLLSAEYLKTHKVPVAGIIFNGPSNPESEQIIMAKTGWPVLLHIKEEEKIDKEVVKKYAAQLNENWK encoded by the coding sequence ATGTCAGATTTTAAGCCAGCCACTCTAAGCAGGTATTTTGTGACGGCAATTGGTACCGATAGCGGGAAGACGCTGGTCAGCGCCATTGTTTGTGAAGCACTTCGTGCCGACTACTGGAAGCCAATACAGGCCGGACTGCCCAGGGACACTGATACGGTAAAATCGCTGGTGAGCAATGAGAAGACGCAATTTCACCCGGAGGCATACCTGCTGAACACGCCAGCCTCACCCCATGCGGCAGCGAAGGCCGATGGCGTTGAAATAAGCATGACGAAGATCAAGTTGCCGCAAACCGACAATTGTCTGATCATTGAAGGGGCGGGCGGTTTGCTCGTGCCGCTCAATGATTATGATTTCGTCTCCGACTTGATCATAGAATTCAAGGCGGAGGTCATCCTTGTCGCCAATCTTTATTTGGGAAGCATCAATCACACCTTGTTGTCGGCAGAATATCTTAAGACGCATAAGGTGCCGGTAGCGGGAATTATTTTCAATGGTCCTTCTAATCCGGAAAGTGAGCAAATCATTATGGCAAAAACAGGATGGCCAGTGCTTCTTCATATCAAGGAGGAGGAGAAAATAGACAAGGAAGTGGTGAAGAAATACGCAGCACAATTGAATGAAAACTGGAAATGA
- a CDS encoding aminotransferase class I/II-fold pyridoxal phosphate-dependent enzyme — protein sequence MKSITPQMQQRLDERKTKGNLRSLPSIQLPHNFTSNDYLGLARSQALGQMIANRLAELGAPAHGGTGSRLLSGNSDFAMALEQKLAGIFNAEAALVFGSGYQANLCLISSVAQKGDTIIYDQLSHVCLKEGAWLSKAQTFAFLHNDLEDLERRLKAAEGNKFVVVESVYSMDGDDAPLKEIATLCKRYEARLIIDEAHGTGVFGEGGNGLVCSLGLEHDFFARVYTFGKAMGVHGAAVVGSQELIDYLVNFGRPFIYTTAMPLHSLVAIEQAFNYLSKNQHLQAELRQRIALFLKQFPEETDMKRIQSNTAIQPIVAQGNERAKAMAKALQSKGFDVRPILAPTVREGEERLRICLHTYNTEEEINALCQILSQPL from the coding sequence ATGAAGAGCATCACCCCTCAAATGCAGCAAAGGTTGGACGAGCGTAAGACCAAAGGCAATCTACGTTCTCTGCCTTCTATCCAGTTACCACACAACTTTACCTCAAACGATTACCTTGGCTTGGCCAGGTCACAAGCGCTTGGGCAAATGATAGCTAACAGGTTGGCCGAGTTGGGAGCTCCAGCCCACGGAGGCACCGGCTCCAGGCTGCTTTCGGGCAACAGCGACTTTGCCATGGCGTTGGAACAAAAACTGGCTGGCATTTTTAATGCTGAGGCAGCACTGGTTTTTGGGTCTGGCTATCAGGCCAACCTTTGCCTGATTTCTTCGGTAGCACAAAAAGGAGACACTATTATCTACGATCAGCTTTCACACGTTTGCCTTAAGGAAGGTGCCTGGTTGAGCAAAGCCCAGACTTTTGCCTTTCTGCACAACGACCTGGAGGACCTTGAACGAAGGCTGAAAGCTGCTGAAGGCAATAAGTTTGTGGTGGTAGAATCGGTGTATTCTATGGATGGAGACGATGCCCCCTTGAAGGAGATAGCAACACTTTGTAAAAGATATGAAGCAAGGTTGATCATAGATGAAGCGCATGGTACCGGCGTTTTTGGAGAAGGAGGCAATGGTTTGGTTTGCTCTCTAGGCCTGGAACATGATTTCTTTGCCAGGGTTTACACGTTTGGGAAAGCCATGGGTGTTCATGGCGCAGCGGTAGTGGGTAGCCAGGAACTGATCGATTATCTGGTGAATTTTGGCCGACCATTTATTTATACTACAGCGATGCCTTTGCATAGTCTGGTAGCTATTGAGCAGGCATTCAATTACTTGTCGAAAAACCAGCATCTGCAAGCCGAACTAAGACAAAGGATAGCGTTGTTTTTAAAGCAGTTTCCTGAGGAGACTGACATGAAGAGAATTCAGAGCAATACAGCCATTCAACCTATTGTTGCGCAAGGCAATGAAAGGGCAAAAGCCATGGCAAAAGCCTTACAGAGCAAGGGATTTGATGTTCGCCCGATTTTAGCACCTACAGTGAGAGAGGGAGAGGAGAGGCTGCGAATTTGCTTGCATACCTATAACACAGAAGAAGAAATAAATGCACTATGTCAGATTTTAAGCCAGCCACTCTAA
- a CDS encoding porin family protein, which produces MIKKTLFLLAIVAMAASANAQDIKIGPRIGLTSSSIKVDKESTGASLGAQFESGDAKIGFQGGAFARLGIAGFYLQPELLFSATGGEIHVKDVSASLDETRELSFKKLDVPIMFGKKFAKIVRVNVGPSFSYLLKAESKVGDITTDVKNNYSNATVGFQAGAGLDLGPLILDVKYEGSLSKLGDAVGGYNTDQRQSMWVVALGFSFL; this is translated from the coding sequence ATGATCAAAAAGACACTTTTCCTACTAGCTATTGTTGCCATGGCGGCGTCTGCCAATGCGCAAGACATTAAGATTGGGCCAAGAATAGGCCTTACATCATCGTCCATAAAGGTTGACAAGGAATCAACCGGCGCATCTTTGGGTGCCCAATTTGAAAGCGGCGATGCCAAAATCGGCTTCCAGGGTGGCGCATTTGCCCGGCTGGGTATAGCAGGCTTTTACTTACAGCCAGAATTGCTGTTTTCTGCAACAGGTGGCGAAATACATGTGAAAGACGTTTCTGCATCTTTGGACGAAACCAGAGAGCTTTCCTTTAAAAAATTGGATGTCCCAATCATGTTTGGAAAGAAGTTTGCCAAAATTGTTCGTGTAAACGTAGGCCCGTCGTTTAGCTACCTGCTAAAAGCCGAATCAAAAGTAGGTGACATTACGACTGACGTGAAAAATAACTACAGCAACGCCACCGTCGGTTTTCAGGCAGGTGCTGGTCTTGATCTTGGTCCACTTATACTTGATGTAAAATATGAGGGCAGCCTCAGCAAACTTGGCGATGCTGTTGGTGGCTACAACACCGACCAGCGTCAAAGCATGTGGGTGGTAGCGTTGGGATTCTCTTTCTTATAA